ACACAATCCATCATTCCACCCCTCACACACAGGCTAGAGCTTGGGCCTGGGGAGTCTCCATCCCAGCTCTCGCCCCTGAATCCAAGACAGGAAACACCTGCCAAACTGCCCATGCTGAAGGAAGCTGGGCTGGGATGTCCCACTCTGGGGAGGGGTGGCTCCAAACAGGCATTAGTGAGCACCAGACATGGGTCCTTGAGGGGCTTAGAATTCTTCAAGAACCAGCAGCCCCACACTTCACTCCTGTCCCTCCCAGCCAGCCACCTTACCCTGTGTGTGAGCTCCAAGAGTGGAAGACTGGGGCCGGGGGTGGGCATCACTGGGGGGGCTGGGGGTCTCAGGGAAAGGGCCAGGACCCAGAAGCACTGGTGACAGAGACCAGGTCAGAGCCAGTGAGGCTCCTGCTCTCCACCTCTGACACCCATTGAGTGGTTCTCCCCCACCATCCCTCCCTGGAACCCAAAGGCCCAGAACCCCAGTCTCTGCTGCTTTCCTCTGGCTGAGGGGAAGGGCTCACCATGCAggacattcatttatttgttcagaaagtatttattaagcaccctATTATGTGCCAACCACTGAGCTAAACACTAGATATTAGGAAGATGCTAACCCTGTTCTGAGACTCTCTCTGGGTGTCCAGGGCGCTGGTCAGCTGCTGCCATGGGCACAGGCTTGAGTGAGTGTGGGCCGAGCAAGGGAAGTGAAGTTGGGACAAGAAGACTCACCGTAAGCAGAAGACCCCGTGCCAGACTGACTCCTAGCAGCTCCGTctaagaagggagagagggtaaagaagggagaaaggggaagcttCATGAAGAACTGCTGGAGGTGACTGTAccatagaaagggagaaagacaaaacCTAGGCCTGCATCGTGTCTGTGGCCATCAGAGTCATGTGCACCTACGGCTACAGCTGCAGCCTCCCCTTCTGTTTACCTTGGCAGTCACCATGCTCCATGGATTTCTGGTTCCCAGCTGGATCCACATCAATCCTAGGAGGATAGGAGGACATGGAGGCGGCTCAATGCAGTTACACAGCTTGCCCCCATCCCCCACACTGGCCCTCAGCTTCTGCTTAGTGGTGGGGAACTTTCTTCTCAGGAAATCTAGGGGCCCCTCACTTACCCACCAGGTACCCTGATATCCACACAGCCTCTGGAGCTATGCCATCCACAGTATGGGTCCTGAGAAGCCAGACAGCTCCTAGGGAAAACTGAgtcatgtgaggctgggactgTCTCCATTCTACTCACATTCCATTCCTCTGCCTCTTTGACTCTCACCCTGGCCTCCAGGAGGCTCCTAGGCCAGTATTCCCATCCTATCCACCCAACCCCTATTCCAGACCCCAGCTACTGCCCACCTGCAGAATGCTTGAGGCAAATCCCTACCAACCATCCCCTATATTTCCCTGCCATCCCCAATGCCTGCATTCTGGAGCTCCTGCTGGCCCAAGGAACCCACACAGGCAGGGCCTTGCCTTAGGCCTCTCTCACCTCCGACAGGTCCCATGCTGGGTACACCGACTGAGAGGGAGGTAGATGATACAGCCAGAAAAAGCCACAAACAGCCTGTGACCTTCAGTGTCCAGCTCCAGCCCTATGACCCGCCGTGCTGTTTGGCCTGCCCGCTTCCCACTGCACCTAGGGTGAAGCCAGAAGGAGTTAGAGAAGGGGCAGCCCTGATGAGGTTCCTTTTTCCCtgaaggtggggaggggcacaAGCAACTGACTAGAGCTGATGGCAAAGGCATTTCTGAGTGaccaccctgccccaccacacGGTCCACCTTCTCACCAAGCCCCTCTCTCTACCCCACAGCTTCTGCCCCACAGAAGCCAATGTTGGagctcccacccccttcccacatCCCCATCTACCACCTCACGTCCCATCCCTGCTCTGTGAGGGCCTGCCAGACAAAGGCCTCATGTCCTCACCGGGAAGGGCTGTAGGCATCGATCTCTTCCAACAGGATGGGTTCACGTTCCCCAGATTGGTCCTGGGGGGGCAGCACCTTCAACACTCTCCCATCATTGGAGCCAAGGAACAGGACTGTGATGTTACCGTGGGGACCAGCCGTGCCATCCACAGCTACCTGGGTCAGTAGGGCCCTGGAGGAATAAGCCACAGGTTAGGGCAACGTGGCTAGTGGAAGCTTATGTGTTTCAAGGACAGTGCGTGTATCCTGGGACCCACTTCTTTCCCCCAGCTCAGGTTTTCATTCTTAGCTCTGTCCTTTCCACTTTCACAGGTACTTCCTCCCATCACTACGATTTACCTTGTGGTGTCAGAGAAGAAGAGTGGCTGAAAGGGGCGGGTGGTGGACAGTGTTTTTTAGCTGCATACCTACTGGTGAGGGTGAGCAGAGGCTGGTGGGTGGCAGGTGGCACAGCAGGGTCCAGCAGTGGGTGAGCCTTAATGAAGGTCAGGACGTCATCAGGGAGATCTCGGGAAGAGGGGAACAAGGCAGCTACACCTACTCCTGCACAGGATCCTGGCCTGGTGGGCACACGGGAAGGGGCAGCCTTAGGGCAGCGGGCTGGGACTTAGGCTCTGAGCTCCCCACATATGCTGCTCCCCTTCCACACACTCACACTACTGCTTCCCTTCCCAGCTGCAGCTTGCCAGTCCCACTGCCAACCCATCACAGGCCCCTCTCCAGGCCCTGGACACCTTTCCCTTTCTTACAATTCCATTTTGGGAGCAGATACTGATTGCTTCCACCCCAAAAAAGCCACCCCGATCATGGATACCTGGGGGAAGGGACCTTGTCCTCAGACACAGGGGTCCAGGCCCCATCCAGACTCCTCTGCTCCTTGAACTTGCCCTCAAATCCATGTTCAATATCATCCAGGTAGAATGCACAGACCGCAGAGCCAGGGATGCTGAGGGAGCCAGAAAACGTTGTGGGCTAGGTGCTGGAAGGGACAGCACAGCTTCTCCCAGGTAAGACATGGCAGCTAACCTTCATGCACATTAGAGAACAGAGCCTGAGAGGGTGGGGGCACCCCGGGGGCCATGCCAGAAGAAAAAGGATGGGCAGAACAGCAACTGGCTTTAAATGGAGCTTCCCCTCAGTGCCCCACCTCCCATCAATAAGCTCTGAGAAGCTTGGATACTAGTGCAGCAGGGGAAGAGATGGGGCCACATTGGCTAGTCTAGTACCAACCTATTGGCCTGGGTGGTAAAGACCCCAAAGAGAGCAGAGCGGCCATGCAAGTTCACAGGCCCAGTCAAGGCCTGTAAGACATCGAAATAGAAGGCAGAGTCCCCAGGGACAGAGCAGTTGAGCCGAAGCTTCAGGAAGGATGTCCAATGCCGGTCCAAGGCCCGAGGTGAGCCACCCATGTCACGCTTACACACACGGGCCACGCGGGAGAACTGGAcctgaaggaggagggaggggacaaggaGAACAGTGAGAAACCACCTCAGGGCCAGCCCGGAGGGAGGAATGCAGTGAGTTAGAGCACCAGGACACAAAGGAAGGGTGTGTAGTGCCAGGCTGGTCCGGGTTAAGGATGAGGGGCACAGCAGGATATGGGGGCGGAGGGCTGGGGGCTATTCCAACCTGGGGTCTCAGTGCCTAGGATTATGATTAGGGTCAGGAGCTCTCCCCTGACTCATGACTGCCTTTGCAGGATCCAGCAGAGCCCTCCGCCTACCCATCCCCGctgcccaccacctcctcctTACCCTCCCCAGCCGGGCATCCTCCACAGAGACCTCTCGGAAGAAGAAGTAGACATGGTCTCCATGCTCCAAGGCATGGACAAAGTGTGGCTCTGAGGGGGGAAGGACAAGAAAGGGTATGGAAGAGTATCTACACCTGCTCAGAAACTCCTGGCCCCACCCAGACTCTCCCCTCTGCACACGTGGACTGCCACCACCATCTGTCTGCTCCCTGCCACCATCCTCCCCAAGCACCTCCTCCCAGAGAGCAGCCTCGCTCCCCAGGCCCGCCCTGACCTCGGAGCCACTTGGAGTCGTACTTGGCGGAGCGGAGCGGGGGCTGAGGGCCAAGGCTTCTGTAAACTACAGCGTCACTGGCCTGGAAATCTGCAGCTGTGGCTGAATACAGGCTGCCCTCTGGAGGGACGGGTaaggtggggtcaggggaggctTGGCATTTGTATTCTGGCTCTTTTTGGGCCTCCCACACCCCAACCTCGGCCTGACCACGGCCCCTAACTCAACCCTCCACTCAGGAGCAGGGGGGAAAGACCAAATTGGGAGAGGGGCTAAGGTGGGAGCTCCCTCCAGCCACATGCCTGCTTCTCACATGCCCAGGTACACACCTGCAAAGATGGCCACGTTGGATTGGGTGGCATCAAATGGGCATCGAGCCTGTCCACTCAGCTCCTCACCCTCCTGCTGCAGCGAAGTTatctggaggcagagggagcaggttCTTGGAACCCTTGGGGTCTTGGAGTCTGGCTCCACAGCCCACTTCCTCATGTCCTCTTgcttccttccctcaccccttCTGGACCCCTGCACTCTGGGCactccattcccccacccccactggtcTGTCCTCTGTACCAAACTGATTGCCCACTGGGTTTTCCTCCCATGCCCATCCTGACCCCCAAAGGCCCACCCTCGCCTTTGTACCCCATAGCTGCGGCACACAGGGCTGAATGAGTTCGTTCCACAGGCAAGGAGTGTCTGTGAGTCCCAGGGAACAAGAACACGAATGTAGTTGTAGCACTCATCCTAGAGAACCCAAAACTCTAGGTCAGTGATGGGGTCCCTGGGACTGGGACAGGGGGTCATAGGAAGTAAGGCCATTCCCCTTGAACCAGTCACAGCAATGTGGGGTAAAGTTCCAACTAAGCTATTCACTAggcctgtggccttgggcaagtcctttgGCTTCCTGTCCGAGCTTCACTTTTCTCTTTGGTAAGGCATGTGAAAGAAGCTAAAAATCATGAATTCCctttcctgtgcattttcctcTGTGCCCTGCGGTGAGAGAAGTGAGTGGGAAATTGGGCACAGCAGAGGACTGCTTGGACAGAGCCTGGGGGCGGGGTAATCGTAATCTCCTTCCCCCAAAATTCTCATCCCACTCCTCACCGTCAGCTTCCCCCGCAAAGCACAGTTCTCCATGTCTTGGCTCCTCCATGTTAGATACTGAAGGGAGAAGTGGAAGAGGGAAAATCATGGGGCAACCTGGACCCCACCTGTATAGTGCTTCTTTTCGATTCGTTTTCCACCCCCTTGACTTCCATTAGACCTCATCTCCATGCCAGTACCCCCCCCCCAGGCTCTCACCTTGTTGGGCACCAGTCCCTCCCCTTCTTGAGCTTGTAGATCAAAGGAGAAAACATGATCCCTAAAGAGACAGATAAAGAGGGATCAGAGACTAGCCAAGGCACCCCATCTGAGATCCTAAGTCCCTTCCTTGCCCTTGTTCAGCTGCTCAGGGACAAGCAGTGCAGACCCCCTGCCCACTATCCTCCATGCCTCAGTGTTTGCGCTCTGGGTCCCAGCATGCCTACGACCCATGGCTTGTACACCTGTATGTGTCCCCTGCAAGATCCTGCAGTGACCATGCAGGCCCCACGTCTGCCCAGGAACATGCATGTCAGCCCCACAACTGTGCCACAGCCAGTTTACCGAGCAGCCACTAGCAAGGTCCGGTTCAAGGTCAGGAATTTCTGGAAGTCCAGGCCAAGTTCTGCAACCACAGCATCATCCTCCAGGCCCCGGAACCAGGATAATGGGGAAGAACCTAGAGCGCACAGAGGGGTGGGTGCTGAGGGCCAGCCAGGATACCACACACTCTCTCAGCACCATCTCCAACCAGATGAAACCCAGCCATGGACACAGCAGAGATGTGAGATGAGTTCTGaggtattaattaattaaactctTAATCAAAATGCCAGCTAACTCTGAGCACTTAACCTCTGCCAAGTACAGTTAGCACCTTAggtgtattatctcatttaatacaagAACCCTATGAGGAAGGTACTAACAttggt
The sequence above is drawn from the Desmodus rotundus isolate HL8 chromosome 12, HLdesRot8A.1, whole genome shotgun sequence genome and encodes:
- the SEMA6C gene encoding semaphorin-6C isoform X1, whose translation is MPRIPHFMPLLLLLLLLSLPHTQAAFPQDPLPLLTSDLQGSSPLSWFRGLEDDAVVAELGLDFQKFLTLNRTLLVAARDHVFSFDLQAQEGEGLVPNKYLTWRSQDMENCALRGKLTDECYNYIRVLVPWDSQTLLACGTNSFSPVCRSYGITSLQQEGEELSGQARCPFDATQSNVAIFAEGSLYSATAADFQASDAVVYRSLGPQPPLRSAKYDSKWLREPHFVHALEHGDHVYFFFREVSVEDARLGRVQFSRVARVCKRDMGGSPRALDRHWTSFLKLRLNCSVPGDSAFYFDVLQALTGPVNLHGRSALFGVFTTQANSIPGSAVCAFYLDDIEHGFEGKFKEQRSLDGAWTPVSEDKVPSPRPGSCAGVGVAALFPSSRDLPDDVLTFIKAHPLLDPAVPPATHQPLLTLTSRALLTQVAVDGTAGPHGNITVLFLGSNDGRVLKVLPPQDQSGEREPILLEEIDAYSPSRCSGKRAGQTARRVIGLELDTEGHRLFVAFSGCIIYLPLSRCTQHGTCRRSCLASQDPYCGWHSSRGCVDIRVPGGIDVDPAGNQKSMEHGDCQDGAARSQSGTGSSAYVLLGPGPFPETPSPPSDAHPRPQSSTLGAHTQGVRRDLPAASASRSVPIPLLLACVAAAFALGASVSGLLVSCACRRAHRKRSKDIETPGLPRPLSLRSLARLHGQGPEPPPPSKDGDAAQTPQLYTTFLPPPEAEPSPELACLPTPESTPELPVKHLRNAGGPWEWNQNGNNAKEGPGRARSGNMAGGPAPRVLVRPPPRGCPGQAVEVTTLEELLRYLHAPQPARKGAEPLGPLTPRALPAEPASATTLLVGSSLLPRECAPPLRLDVPPDGQCPVPPGRPVPAPRLGVGGSRRLPFSAHRAPPALLTRVPSGGPSRYSGRHLYLGRPEGYRGRTLKRVDMEKPQLPRKLPLVVPSSQPAVPNGSHFHF
- the SEMA6C gene encoding semaphorin-6C isoform X2, whose amino-acid sequence is MPRIPHFMPLLLLLLLLSLPHTQAAFPQDPLPLLTSDLQGSSPLSWFRGLEDDAVVAELGLDFQKFLTLNRTLLVAARDHVFSFDLQAQEGEGLVPNKYLTWRSQDMENCALRGKLTDECYNYIRVLVPWDSQTLLACGTNSFSPVCRSYGITSLQQEGEELSGQARCPFDATQSNVAIFAEGSLYSATAADFQASDAVVYRSLGPQPPLRSAKYDSKWLREPHFVHALEHGDHVYFFFREVSVEDARLGRVQFSRVARVCKRDMGGSPRALDRHWTSFLKLRLNCSVPGDSAFYFDVLQALTGPVNLHGRSALFGVFTTQANSIPGSAVCAFYLDDIEHGFEGKFKEQRSLDGAWTPVSEDKVPSPRPGSCAGVGVAALFPSSRDLPDDVLTFIKAHPLLDPAVPPATHQPLLTLTSRALLTQVAVDGTAGPHGNITVLFLGSNDGRVLKVLPPQDQSGEREPILLEEIDAYSPSRCSGKRAGQTARRVIGLELDTEGHRLFVAFSGCIIYLPLSRCTQHGTCRRSCLASQDPYCGWHSSRGCVDIRVPGGIDVDPAGNQKSMEHGDCQDGAARSQSGTGSSAYGVRRDLPAASASRSVPIPLLLACVAAAFALGASVSGLLVSCACRRAHRKRSKDIETPGLPRPLSLRSLARLHGQGPEPPPPSKDGDAAQTPQLYTTFLPPPEAEPSPELACLPTPESTPELPVKHLRNAGGPWEWNQNGNNAKEGPGRARSGNMAGGPAPRVLVRPPPRGCPGQAVEVTTLEELLRYLHAPQPARKGAEPLGPLTPRALPAEPASATTLLVGSSLLPRECAPPLRLDVPPDGQCPVPPGRPVPAPRLGVGGSRRLPFSAHRAPPALLTRVPSGGPSRYSGRHLYLGRPEGYRGRTLKRVDMEKPQLPRKLPLVVPSSQPAVPNGSHFHF